TTGCGTCGGGTGCCTGGTCATAGAAGAACTCTAACTGCCCTATGAAAGTGAAAACTTCAGCACATCCCACAAGGAAATACTGTGGGACTTGCCAGAAAATCGACATGGGAATGTACTTGAGATCATAGTAGTTGTTCTTGCGAACAATGTCTAGACGGATGACTTCCAAAATCCCGGCAGTGATCATGGCAATCATGGATATGACAAGACCAATTCCCATTCGTTGTAGCTGGGTGAAGCCTCTCTCTCGGCCAGTGAACTTCCTGACGTATGGAACAATGATCTTGTCGTAGACAGGAGCCCAGAAGAGGACACTGAGAGTGTCGAAGAGGGAAAGAGACGCAGATGGAATTTCAAAGTGAGGCCCCATGTGTTGGTCCATTGTGTTGCCTTGCAAAACAAACATGGTGCTCATTTGGCTGTAGACAGCAGCAAAGACAATTCCAGAAGCCCATATAGGAAGCAAACGAATCACAGCCTTCAGCTCCTCAACTTGAGTAACTGTGCAAAGTCTCCAGGGGTTTGCCGATCCGCCCTTTTTTTCATCAGTGTCAGTCTCCACAGCTGCCTTATCAAAGAAGCTGCAATATTACATTGATAGGAAAAACCAAAACTTTAGATGCTAAAGAAAACAGAAGAAAACACATTCAAACATTCTATAAAAAATCAGATATTTCAAGGATTTTAGAAGAGTTCAATGCTATACTGACCTTAACTTGTCCGTATGCTCAAGCTTCCGGCTCCCTTGGATAGTACACTCCTCATCAGCAGTTTCATATAGAAGAGACTTGTCTTTGGGAACTTTAACATTGAATTTTCTGAAGGACGCGCAAATCACCTGAGCAATCCTTGTAAGGGGACTCCCTCCAGGTTTTTGAATTCGGTACAGTCGACTACCTGAGAAGAAAAACACAACTGCAATGGCCATTGCAACAGCAGGGACTCCGAATCCCCAACCCCATCCGACATTCATTTGAATCCAGACTAAAACTGACGAAGCAATCAGTGCTCCGACattgattgaaaaataaaaccaattgaagaaagaacttttctttttcctctcaATCTCATCAGTTTCATCAAATTGGTCTGCACCAAATGATGAGACACAAGGTTTGATTCCACCAGTACCAAGCGCAATTAGATAcaatgagaagaagaaaaaagaacgTTGTGATGCTTTAGGGTGGCAACCAGAGCTGTTGCAGGATGGCTTTAGTCCAGGAACAGAAGAAGATAATGTTAAGAAAGTCACACCCTGAAGGGAAAATTAAACACTAAGTCAGTTAAATGGATATAATATGTTCAATAATGAGTTTGAGAATGTATGCTGAATGGATTTGAATTCAAGAATGAAACTGATGAAACATATACTTGATCCAATCATGATATTAAGATATGATTATGGCTATGGTAAGAAACTTACAAACACATAAATAATGGAGAATATAGCAATTGTCCAAAACCTTCCCAAGTATGCATCAGCAAGGAAGGCACCCAGTAATGGTGTGACATAACATGTTCCAGACCAATTCGTCACACTGTTGGCTGCAGCAGCATTTCCCAGGCTTAGACGATCGGTAAGATAGTTCACAAGATTAGTACCTAATCCATAGTATGCCAACCTTTCACAGCATTCATTTCCTGCAATAAAAACATCAAACCATTCAGAAGACTCCAAACCATTTTTCTGGTAACAAAAAAGACATGAAAAAACTTACCAAGAATGAAACGACATGCTTTCCAATTCCCGGTTGTCTTCTTATTAGCTGGTTTATTCTTGATATCCACAGTCCCATCTTGTGTGTAATTGTCTTCTTCCATGGTGTTGTTCATGTTGTGTTTTCTGCTAGGACCCTGTTTAGCCTAGTAGTTATCTGCATATAATCATGCCAATTCATGAGATTCAATCATTAAAAACACAACACACGGCTGCAATGCCATCATCATGACAAGATTATGAAAGTGACAGAATGGTACATACATCATCATGCTCTTTTCTTTTGCTAGTGCTTTTGGTAGTTGAAATGAATAGGGTGGGAACACAATAGAAAAATAATGCTAATATGAACATACATATCTCAACAAGTACATGATAGTAACATACCACAAT
This region of Cannabis sativa cultivar Pink pepper isolate KNU-18-1 chromosome 7, ASM2916894v1, whole genome shotgun sequence genomic DNA includes:
- the LOC115697465 gene encoding protein NRT1/ PTR FAMILY 8.1 yields the protein MNNTMEEDNYTQDGTVDIKNKPANKKTTGNWKACRFILGNECCERLAYYGLGTNLVNYLTDRLSLGNAAAANSVTNWSGTCYVTPLLGAFLADAYLGRFWTIAIFSIIYVFGVTFLTLSSSVPGLKPSCNSSGCHPKASQRSFFFFSLYLIALGTGGIKPCVSSFGADQFDETDEIERKKKSSFFNWFYFSINVGALIASSVLVWIQMNVGWGWGFGVPAVAMAIAVVFFFSGSRLYRIQKPGGSPLTRIAQVICASFRKFNVKVPKDKSLLYETADEECTIQGSRKLEHTDKLSFFDKAAVETDTDEKKGGSANPWRLCTVTQVEELKAVIRLLPIWASGIVFAAVYSQMSTMFVLQGNTMDQHMGPHFEIPSASLSLFDTLSVLFWAPVYDKIIVPYVRKFTGRERGFTQLQRMGIGLVISMIAMITAGILEVIRLDIVRKNNYYDLKYIPMSIFWQVPQYFLVGCAEVFTFIGQLEFFYDQAPDAMRSMCSALSLTTVALGNYLSTLLVTIVTNVTTRNGQLGWIPDNLNRGHLDYFYWVLAILSLVNIFVYLLIANWYTYKKAVGPAK